A section of the Rossellomorea marisflavi genome encodes:
- the asnS gene encoding asparagine--tRNA ligase, which yields MKTTISQVNRFVGEEVTIGAWLANKRSSGKIAFLQLRDGTGFIQGVVVKAEVEEEIFKKAKSLTQETSLYVTGVVTEDERSPFGYELQVKDVEVIHEAVDYPITPKEHGTEFLMDHRHLWLRSRKQHAVMKVRNEIIRATYEFFNKEGFVKVDPPILTGSAPEGTTELFATKYFEEDAYLSQSGQLYMEAAAMALGKVFSFGPTFRAEKSKTRRHLIEFWMIEPEMAFVTFNENLEVQEQYVSYIVQSVLENCKLELERLGRDTSKLEQIKAPFPRISYDDAIKLLHEKGFDDITWGDDFGAPHETAIAESYDKPVFITHYPTSLKPFYMQPDADRDDVVLCADLIAPEGYGEIIGGSERIHDAELLKQRIEEHDLATDAYKWYLELREYGSVPHSGFGLGLERTVAWISGVEHVRETIPFPRLLNRLYP from the coding sequence GTGAAAACCACAATATCTCAAGTTAATCGTTTTGTTGGGGAAGAAGTGACCATCGGTGCATGGCTCGCCAACAAACGTTCAAGCGGCAAGATCGCTTTTCTACAACTGCGTGACGGTACCGGCTTCATCCAGGGTGTCGTCGTCAAGGCTGAAGTCGAAGAGGAAATCTTCAAAAAGGCCAAGTCTCTTACCCAGGAAACGTCCCTCTATGTGACAGGTGTCGTCACGGAAGACGAACGTTCACCTTTCGGATATGAACTTCAGGTGAAGGACGTCGAAGTGATCCATGAAGCCGTTGACTACCCGATCACTCCGAAGGAACACGGGACAGAGTTCCTTATGGACCACCGTCATCTCTGGCTGCGCTCACGCAAGCAGCACGCCGTGATGAAAGTTCGGAATGAAATCATCAGGGCAACGTATGAATTCTTTAATAAAGAAGGATTCGTGAAAGTGGATCCACCGATCCTGACTGGAAGTGCACCGGAGGGAACGACTGAACTATTCGCAACGAAATACTTCGAGGAGGACGCCTATCTTTCTCAAAGTGGTCAGCTATATATGGAAGCTGCGGCCATGGCCCTTGGAAAAGTCTTCTCATTCGGACCGACATTCCGTGCTGAAAAATCGAAGACCCGACGTCATCTCATCGAGTTTTGGATGATCGAACCGGAAATGGCTTTTGTCACATTCAATGAAAACCTCGAAGTACAGGAACAGTACGTGTCCTATATCGTACAGAGTGTGCTTGAAAACTGTAAGCTTGAGCTTGAGCGTCTTGGACGTGACACAAGTAAGCTTGAACAGATCAAAGCTCCATTCCCACGCATCTCCTATGATGACGCCATCAAGCTCCTTCACGAAAAAGGGTTCGATGATATCACTTGGGGCGATGATTTTGGTGCGCCTCATGAAACGGCCATTGCCGAAAGTTACGATAAACCGGTCTTCATCACGCACTACCCGACTTCATTGAAGCCGTTTTATATGCAGCCGGATGCAGACCGTGATGATGTTGTTCTGTGCGCGGATCTAATCGCACCGGAAGGATACGGGGAAATCATCGGTGGATCAGAACGGATCCACGATGCCGAACTGTTGAAGCAGCGCATCGAAGAACACGATCTCGCGACAGATGCATACAAATGGTACCTTGAATTGAGGGAGTACGGTTCAGTTCCCCATTCAGGATTCGGACTTGGTCTGGAGCGGACCGTTGCATGGATCAGCGGCGTGGAGCATGTCAGGGAAACCATCCCATTCCCGCGTCTGTTGAATCGCCTATATCCGTAA
- a CDS encoding pyridoxal phosphate-dependent aminotransferase, which yields MSLAQRVSALTPSTTLAITAKAKEMKQQGIDVIGLGAGEPDFNTPDHIINAAHESMIGGQTKYTPSGGTPALKEAIIQKFKTDQGLEYGPGEVIVTSGAKHALYTLFQVLLDEGDEVIIPTPYWVSYPEQVKLAGGVPVMVEGKEENEYKITPGQLEEVLSSKTKALILNSPSNPTGMLYSEEELRAIGEACIKHDVLIVSDEIYEKLVYDGNKHISIAQLSPELKAQTIVINGVSKSHSMTGWRIGYAAGDATIIKAMTNLASHSTSNPTTTSQYGAIAAYEGDQAPVEHMRQAFEERLNILFEKLNAIPGFKCIKPQGAFYLFPNVKNAAELTGYEDVDAFTTALLEEAKVAVIPGSGFGSPDNIRLSYATSLDSLEEALKRIHTFVVARSK from the coding sequence ATTTCATTAGCCCAAAGAGTAAGTGCACTAACACCTTCCACAACACTGGCCATCACGGCCAAGGCGAAAGAGATGAAGCAGCAGGGAATCGATGTGATCGGACTTGGAGCGGGTGAACCCGACTTCAACACCCCTGACCATATCATCAATGCAGCACATGAGTCGATGATCGGCGGTCAGACCAAGTACACCCCTTCAGGTGGTACTCCTGCCCTCAAGGAAGCCATCATTCAAAAATTCAAGACTGACCAGGGACTCGAGTATGGCCCCGGTGAAGTCATCGTGACAAGCGGTGCCAAGCACGCCCTCTATACCTTATTCCAGGTACTCCTTGATGAAGGGGATGAAGTCATCATCCCGACGCCTTACTGGGTGAGCTACCCGGAACAGGTGAAGCTCGCCGGAGGTGTTCCGGTGATGGTCGAGGGGAAAGAGGAAAACGAATATAAAATCACACCAGGGCAGCTTGAAGAAGTGCTTTCATCCAAGACGAAAGCCCTCATCCTGAATTCCCCGAGCAATCCGACAGGCATGCTGTACTCCGAAGAAGAACTGCGTGCAATCGGTGAGGCATGCATCAAGCATGATGTACTCATTGTATCTGATGAAATCTATGAGAAGCTTGTATATGACGGGAATAAGCATATCTCCATTGCCCAGCTATCACCGGAGCTGAAGGCTCAGACCATCGTCATCAACGGAGTGTCGAAATCACACTCCATGACAGGGTGGAGGATCGGTTACGCAGCGGGCGATGCAACGATCATCAAGGCGATGACCAATCTAGCAAGCCACTCGACTTCGAATCCGACGACTACCTCTCAATACGGAGCCATCGCGGCATACGAGGGGGATCAAGCTCCTGTTGAACATATGAGACAGGCATTCGAAGAGAGACTGAACATCTTATTCGAGAAGCTCAATGCTATCCCAGGATTCAAGTGCATCAAGCCTCAAGGGGCATTCTACCTTTTCCCAAATGTCAAGAATGCGGCAGAGCTGACAGGCTATGAAGATGTGGACGCCTTTACGACGGCCCTCCTTGAGGAAGCGAAAGTGGCCGTGATCCCTGGTTCCGGATTCGGATCACCTGATAACATCCGCTTGTCTTACGCAACCAGCCTTGATTCATTGGAGGAAGCACTGAAACGGATTCATACATTCGTCGTAGCGCGCAGTAAGTAA
- a CDS encoding DUF5590 domain-containing protein, with product MIAFVLIGGTSAYLIYKNSRSPLHKQSEAAIDRVKEETAITKIEDTSFYNGTKAYSVIIGKDDSGKKKVAWVPEGKGKIIERDWDGGISKEEAVKKLRSEIEPKELLSVRLGYESVGPVWEITYLDDQEQLNYFYMLFSNGEWWKKIENL from the coding sequence GTGATAGCCTTTGTGCTCATTGGCGGCACTTCAGCCTACTTGATTTACAAAAATTCACGTAGCCCGCTTCATAAACAATCGGAAGCGGCTATCGACCGCGTCAAAGAAGAAACAGCCATCACCAAAATCGAAGACACAAGCTTCTATAACGGAACCAAAGCATATTCTGTCATCATCGGTAAGGATGATAGCGGCAAGAAAAAGGTCGCATGGGTTCCTGAAGGTAAAGGGAAAATCATCGAGAGGGACTGGGACGGTGGCATTTCGAAGGAAGAGGCTGTCAAAAAGCTCAGAAGTGAGATCGAGCCCAAGGAACTTCTTTCCGTTAGGCTCGGCTACGAATCCGTCGGCCCCGTCTGGGAAATCACATACCTCGATGATCAGGAACAACTGAATTATTTCTATATGCTGTTCTCCAATGGAGAATGGTGGAAAAAAATAGAGAATCTATAA
- a CDS encoding YpmA family protein, which translates to MESKIEILSTLRIDYTDNLYKVVDELNRTLKKDDYMFGLALDPEDQQVAVLTIYRT; encoded by the coding sequence ATGGAAAGCAAGATTGAGATTTTATCTACCCTTCGGATCGACTATACAGATAACCTTTATAAAGTGGTAGACGAATTGAACAGGACGTTGAAGAAAGACGACTATATGTTTGGCCTTGCACTTGATCCGGAAGATCAGCAGGTGGCAGTACTAACAATCTATCGTACATAA
- the dinG gene encoding ATP-dependent DNA helicase DinG: MDPLKFVVVDLETTGNSPKRGERIIQLSAVTIENGKITDQYTSFVSPGKPIPAFIEELTGINDEMVRDAPAFEEIAPVVHKILEGAVFVAHNVNFDLSFLQAELEESGYVPFDGPSVDTVELAKVAFPSADSFKLSELSSTLDVSHVRPHQADSDAYVTAEILLYFIDTLNGLPLVTLEKLRKLSDHLKSDLYLIFEQILHDKYERIEDLPEDLEVHRGLAIRKKGSVKISTGKADEGEGIEELLKRTVPHYERRGAQLDMMESITDAFLLSKNMVIEAGTGVGKSLGYLWPSLDFAIRKGERVVISTYTIQLQEQLLQQEIKRLEAIAPFPFKTVLLKGKNHYINLFKFEQSLREDEAQYDAALTKMQILVWLTRTETGDMSELNLSSGGQLFWNRLKQDGWHLPHHKDPWVSKDFYLSARKEALEADLIITNHSMLLTDVKMEKKMLPDFNYLVIDEAHHLEKAARQHLGIMLDYPSIKFTVSQLGSLDQHQLYKRLDELLANHSVTMELHPFEMDRLITDFYRELEEAFTVLASTFYKQSKKRSGVNKIQWRLTEDVKKSRQWMPVRMIIERVVSHMKTIEGQFRKVLDTVKEKKIKLTDPEKAFIEEFFSFLLDWNELYSGLSTLFLKASDEYVIWLEGDTRSLPNSLTIQGQPVTVSDQLRDEVFVKKESVILTSATLTVSDSFDFFLREIGLDGAGTLRLPSPFDYREATRLFIPSDVPEIQQVTNEEYIEAISSHLIGVAQATKGRMLILFTSYDMLRKTYELMKDSGLLEEYVLMAQGITSGSRTRLTKNFQRFDKAILFGTSSFWEGVDIPGEDLSCLAMVRLPFSPPDEPVTQAKAEILKAAGKNSFSALSLPEAIIRFKQGIGRLIRRSSDRGIIIVYDRRIISTRYGKAFLESIPEMPVQEGDLFELIDQIEDWL, translated from the coding sequence ATGGATCCATTGAAATTTGTAGTCGTCGATCTTGAAACGACCGGTAATTCCCCTAAGAGAGGGGAACGGATCATTCAACTATCGGCAGTCACGATCGAAAACGGTAAGATTACCGACCAATATACGAGCTTTGTCTCACCGGGCAAGCCGATTCCGGCATTCATCGAAGAGTTGACCGGCATCAATGATGAAATGGTACGGGATGCCCCGGCCTTTGAAGAAATCGCACCCGTGGTCCATAAGATCCTTGAAGGGGCGGTATTCGTTGCCCATAATGTCAATTTCGATCTATCCTTCCTTCAGGCGGAGCTTGAAGAAAGCGGATATGTGCCGTTTGACGGTCCGTCTGTCGATACGGTGGAATTGGCAAAAGTCGCATTCCCTTCGGCAGATAGCTTCAAACTATCCGAGCTGTCAAGCACCCTTGATGTCAGTCATGTGAGACCGCATCAGGCAGACAGTGATGCCTACGTCACAGCGGAGATCCTTTTATACTTCATCGATACCCTCAATGGATTGCCATTGGTGACACTGGAAAAGCTAAGGAAGCTTTCCGATCATCTGAAGAGTGACCTCTATTTGATCTTTGAGCAGATCCTCCATGACAAATATGAGAGGATCGAGGATCTTCCGGAAGATCTTGAGGTCCACCGTGGCCTGGCCATCAGGAAAAAAGGCAGTGTGAAGATCTCCACAGGGAAAGCTGACGAAGGAGAAGGAATAGAGGAGCTCCTGAAGAGGACCGTCCCCCATTATGAACGGAGGGGGGCACAGCTGGATATGATGGAAAGCATCACGGACGCTTTTCTCCTTTCCAAAAACATGGTGATCGAAGCGGGTACGGGCGTAGGGAAATCCCTCGGCTATCTATGGCCAAGCCTCGACTTTGCAATCCGCAAGGGGGAAAGGGTGGTCATCAGTACATATACGATCCAGCTCCAGGAGCAGCTTCTCCAGCAGGAAATCAAGCGCCTGGAAGCCATCGCTCCCTTCCCGTTTAAAACGGTCCTTCTGAAGGGGAAAAATCATTATATCAATCTGTTCAAATTCGAGCAGTCCCTGAGGGAAGACGAAGCGCAGTATGATGCTGCATTGACGAAAATGCAGATCCTTGTTTGGCTCACAAGGACTGAAACCGGAGATATGAGCGAACTCAACCTGAGCTCGGGCGGACAATTGTTCTGGAACCGCTTGAAGCAGGACGGATGGCATCTGCCTCATCACAAAGATCCATGGGTGTCGAAGGACTTCTACCTTTCTGCAAGGAAGGAGGCACTGGAGGCCGATCTCATCATCACCAACCATTCCATGCTTTTGACCGATGTGAAAATGGAGAAAAAGATGCTCCCCGACTTCAACTATCTGGTGATCGATGAGGCTCATCATCTGGAAAAGGCTGCAAGGCAGCATCTTGGGATCATGCTGGACTACCCTTCCATTAAATTCACGGTTTCCCAGCTCGGATCCTTGGACCAGCACCAGCTGTATAAGCGTCTTGATGAACTTTTGGCCAACCATTCGGTCACCATGGAACTCCATCCCTTTGAGATGGACCGTCTCATCACAGACTTTTATAGAGAACTCGAAGAAGCGTTCACGGTGCTTGCTTCGACATTTTATAAGCAGTCCAAAAAGCGATCGGGCGTCAACAAGATCCAATGGCGCCTGACGGAAGATGTGAAGAAAAGCAGGCAATGGATGCCCGTCAGGATGATCATCGAAAGGGTCGTTTCCCATATGAAAACGATCGAAGGACAATTCAGGAAGGTGCTTGATACCGTAAAAGAAAAGAAAATCAAGCTTACTGATCCTGAAAAAGCCTTCATCGAGGAATTCTTCTCGTTCCTGCTTGATTGGAATGAACTGTATTCCGGACTTTCCACCCTCTTCCTCAAAGCGTCGGATGAGTATGTCATCTGGCTTGAAGGAGATACAAGATCACTGCCCAACTCCCTGACCATCCAAGGTCAGCCCGTGACGGTGTCTGATCAACTCCGGGATGAAGTGTTTGTCAAAAAAGAAAGTGTCATCCTTACATCAGCGACGCTTACGGTCAGTGATTCATTCGATTTCTTCCTACGGGAAATCGGGCTGGATGGAGCCGGCACTCTCCGACTCCCTTCACCATTCGACTACCGGGAAGCGACGAGGTTGTTCATCCCTTCGGATGTACCGGAGATCCAGCAGGTCACCAATGAAGAGTATATCGAGGCCATCAGCTCCCATTTGATCGGAGTGGCACAGGCGACGAAGGGGAGGATGCTCATCCTTTTCACCTCGTACGATATGCTCCGGAAGACGTATGAGCTCATGAAGGATTCGGGGCTCCTTGAAGAGTATGTACTGATGGCCCAGGGGATCACGTCGGGAAGCCGAACGAGACTGACAAAGAATTTTCAGCGATTCGATAAAGCCATCCTGTTCGGTACAAGCAGCTTCTGGGAAGGGGTCGACATACCTGGTGAGGACCTATCATGCCTGGCCATGGTGCGCCTTCCATTCTCCCCTCCCGATGAGCCGGTCACACAGGCAAAGGCGGAAATCCTCAAGGCGGCTGGAAAAAATTCATTTTCGGCCCTCTCACTTCCGGAAGCCATCATCCGTTTCAAACAAGGGATCGGAAGGCTCATCAGAAGGAGCAGTGACAGGGGGATCATCATCGTCTATGATCGGCGCATCATATCGACAAGGTATGGCAAGGCGTTCCTGGAATCAATCCCGGAAATGCCTGTGCAGGAAGGAGATCTGTTCGAACTCATCGATCAGATTGAAGATTGGCTTTGA
- the panD gene encoding aspartate 1-decarboxylase, translating into MFRTMMSGKIHRARVTEANLNYVGSITIDEEILDAVGMVANEKVQVVNNNNGERLETYIIPGKRGSGVICLNGAAARKVQEGDIVIIVSYKLIGEEHINRHVPKVAIMDENNTIVEMLGTEPEATVY; encoded by the coding sequence ATGTTTAGGACAATGATGAGCGGGAAGATCCACAGGGCCCGCGTTACGGAAGCGAATTTGAATTATGTGGGCAGCATCACGATTGATGAAGAAATCCTTGACGCAGTGGGGATGGTGGCAAATGAAAAGGTCCAAGTGGTCAATAATAACAATGGAGAACGCCTGGAAACCTATATCATCCCCGGTAAGCGTGGGAGTGGTGTCATCTGCCTGAATGGAGCAGCTGCTCGGAAGGTTCAGGAGGGGGATATCGTGATCATCGTCTCCTATAAGCTCATCGGGGAAGAACACATCAACCGTCATGTGCCGAAAGTGGCGATCATGGATGAGAATAATACGATCGTGGAAATGCTCGGTACAGAACCGGAAGCAACGGTCTACTGA
- the panC gene encoding pantoate--beta-alanine ligase, protein MRCVDNIRELTDVLTHKKQGSGIGFVPTMGYLHEGHLSLVKRAREENDLVVMSIYVNPTQFGPGEDFDRYPRDLDRDKALAEEAGVDILFLPRTEEIYTGTASVTLHVTEGVDVMCGKKRPGHFDGVVTILTKLFHIVQPDHVYMGLKDAQQVAVVERLVKDYFFPLTIVRVPTMRESDGLAKSSRNVYLSIQEREEAPVLQHSLQRARKAIQQGARSGEEVISLVRETIESGTSGVIDYIEVLSYPGLCPVEEWDGEIIVALAVQYEKARLIDNMIITVSEEDTHV, encoded by the coding sequence ATGAGATGCGTAGACAACATCAGGGAGCTGACAGACGTACTGACGCATAAAAAGCAGGGCTCAGGGATCGGTTTCGTTCCCACGATGGGGTATCTTCACGAAGGGCATCTCTCCCTTGTAAAGAGAGCAAGGGAAGAGAATGATCTAGTGGTGATGAGCATTTATGTAAATCCCACCCAATTCGGACCGGGTGAGGACTTTGACCGGTACCCAAGGGATCTGGACAGAGACAAGGCACTGGCGGAAGAAGCGGGTGTCGATATCCTGTTCCTTCCCCGCACGGAAGAAATATACACCGGGACAGCATCGGTCACCCTTCATGTAACAGAAGGGGTGGACGTGATGTGCGGCAAGAAACGGCCGGGTCACTTTGATGGTGTAGTGACCATCCTCACAAAACTATTTCACATCGTACAGCCGGACCATGTGTATATGGGGCTTAAGGATGCCCAGCAGGTGGCCGTGGTGGAGAGACTTGTAAAAGACTACTTCTTTCCACTTACCATCGTCAGGGTACCGACCATGAGGGAAAGCGATGGGCTTGCCAAAAGCTCCCGGAACGTCTATCTTTCAATCCAAGAAAGGGAGGAAGCGCCTGTTTTGCAGCATAGCCTGCAGCGTGCACGGAAGGCGATACAACAGGGGGCCCGTTCAGGTGAAGAAGTCATCTCACTCGTACGTGAAACGATCGAATCAGGGACGTCAGGAGTCATCGATTATATCGAAGTTCTCTCTTACCCTGGACTGTGCCCGGTGGAAGAGTGGGATGGGGAAATCATCGTAGCACTCGCCGTCCAATACGAGAAGGCAAGGTTGATTGATAATATGATTATCACAGTCTCAGAGGAGGATACACATGTTTAG
- the panB gene encoding 3-methyl-2-oxobutanoate hydroxymethyltransferase encodes MKQTTQFLKMKESGEKISMLTAYDYPTAKLAQEAGIDLLLVGDSLGMVVLGYDSTVAVTTADMIHHTKAVRRGAPDTFTVTDLPFMTYHLSTEETLKTAAKLMQEGGAHAVKVEGAGTVVDRIHALTAAGVPVMAHLGLTPQSVGVLGGYKVQGKTASQAEKLLRDARECEAAGAFALVLECVPKQIAKEVSGALTIPVIGIGAGKDTDGQVLVFHDMVLFGVDRTPKFVKSYTDVSRAVRGGIASYIEDVKEKRFPDDEHSFSMKEEELNSLYGGGHK; translated from the coding sequence ATGAAACAGACGACACAATTTCTAAAGATGAAAGAGAGCGGAGAAAAGATCTCCATGCTGACGGCCTATGATTATCCCACGGCAAAGCTTGCTCAGGAAGCAGGGATCGACCTGCTTCTGGTAGGTGACAGCCTCGGTATGGTCGTACTCGGATATGATTCAACGGTAGCTGTTACCACCGCTGATATGATCCACCATACGAAAGCGGTCAGGAGAGGTGCTCCCGACACGTTCACGGTGACAGATCTACCCTTCATGACCTATCACCTCTCAACAGAAGAGACACTGAAGACGGCAGCAAAACTCATGCAGGAAGGCGGAGCCCATGCCGTGAAGGTCGAAGGAGCGGGTACGGTCGTCGATCGGATCCATGCCCTTACGGCTGCCGGGGTCCCTGTCATGGCCCATCTCGGCCTCACCCCGCAATCCGTCGGGGTCCTCGGAGGGTATAAGGTCCAAGGGAAAACAGCTTCCCAGGCGGAAAAGCTGCTCAGGGATGCCAGGGAGTGCGAGGCGGCAGGAGCCTTTGCCCTCGTTCTGGAATGCGTGCCTAAGCAGATTGCTAAAGAAGTCTCCGGAGCCCTCACCATCCCTGTCATCGGGATCGGGGCCGGAAAAGATACCGATGGGCAAGTACTGGTCTTTCATGACATGGTCCTGTTCGGAGTCGACAGGACGCCCAAGTTCGTCAAATCGTATACGGACGTCTCCCGTGCTGTCAGGGGTGGAATTGCTTCCTACATTGAAGATGTCAAGGAGAAGAGGTTCCCTGACGATGAGCACTCCTTCTCGATGAAGGAAGAAGAGCTCAATAGCCTTTACGGTGGTGGACATAAATGA
- a CDS encoding biotin--[acetyl-CoA-carboxylase] ligase translates to MQSVIREKLLSALSDSPDDFLSGQALADIAGCSRAAVWKHIEELRKEGFVLEAVRKKGYRIIGSPDSVTANKLKIGLKTKTLGQNIHYEETVGSTQKVAHELAANGAPEGTLVIADEQTDGRGRLMREWHSSKGTGVWMSLILKPLLPPQKAPQFTLIAAVAVVQAIQETTGLEPQIKWPNDILINGKKATGILTELQSEPDKINSIIIGIGMNVNQTQEHFPDELQSIATSYGMEAGRSLSRSDIVQKVLERMEALYELYMTKGFTPIKLMWESYAVSIGRRITARTINGSIEGYARGITEEGVLQIEDDTGKLHHIYSADIELSR, encoded by the coding sequence ATGCAATCGGTCATAAGAGAGAAGCTTTTGTCGGCATTATCGGATTCACCGGATGATTTCCTGTCCGGCCAGGCGCTCGCTGACATTGCGGGCTGTTCGAGGGCTGCCGTGTGGAAGCATATTGAAGAGCTGAGGAAAGAAGGATTCGTCCTTGAAGCTGTCAGGAAGAAAGGGTACCGGATCATAGGTTCGCCTGACAGTGTGACCGCAAACAAATTGAAAATCGGTCTGAAGACGAAGACACTCGGCCAGAATATCCATTATGAAGAAACGGTGGGAAGTACCCAGAAAGTGGCGCATGAACTGGCTGCAAATGGTGCTCCTGAGGGAACGCTGGTCATTGCCGATGAGCAGACGGATGGACGGGGCAGGCTGATGCGGGAGTGGCATTCATCGAAAGGGACAGGTGTGTGGATGAGCCTGATCCTGAAGCCGCTCCTCCCACCCCAAAAAGCGCCACAGTTCACATTGATCGCAGCTGTGGCTGTCGTACAGGCCATTCAGGAGACAACTGGACTGGAGCCACAGATCAAATGGCCGAACGATATACTGATCAATGGCAAGAAAGCGACCGGAATCCTGACGGAGCTTCAGTCGGAACCAGATAAAATCAACTCCATCATCATCGGGATCGGCATGAACGTCAACCAGACCCAAGAGCATTTTCCCGATGAGTTGCAAAGTATTGCCACCTCCTATGGAATGGAAGCTGGCCGTTCACTTTCACGGTCTGACATCGTCCAGAAGGTGTTAGAACGGATGGAGGCACTCTATGAGCTGTATATGACTAAGGGATTCACTCCCATCAAACTCATGTGGGAAAGCTATGCCGTCAGTATCGGGAGAAGAATCACGGCCCGAACGATCAACGGATCCATCGAGGGATATGCCCGGGGAATCACAGAAGAAGGGGTCCTTCAGATCGAAGATGATACCGGCAAACTTCACCATATTTATTCGGCTGATATCGAGTTGTCCCGGTAA
- a CDS encoding CCA tRNA nucleotidyltransferase — protein MLPREFSQALPVLLELEANGYEAYFVGGSVRDHLIGRPINDVDIATSALPEEVKSIFRDTVDIGIDHGTVLVLTGSGRFEVTTFRTETGYQDFRRPDSVDFVRSLEEDLQRRDFTINSMAMDARGRIKDPFGGRRDLRDKKIRTVGLPDERFSEDALRMMRGIRFVAQLGFHMEDETREAIVRHSSLMSHIAVERKTMEFEKVLASVNKHLAFDLLIRTRLYRELPMLNNYENVMEAMRENPAVRSLSKDQSWLFLLFHVMDSGFLKSWRLPKKEIKAREKERESLKKRLEGDWSPLLLYKTGRNGVVNVESVASCISSSPHSEILDRYDELPIHSVKDIEATGSELIKWKGKPGGPWVKEEIAKIEAAILNGELPNEKASIKKWVKTCNRS, from the coding sequence ATGTTACCGAGGGAATTTTCCCAGGCGCTGCCCGTTCTCCTTGAATTGGAAGCGAACGGATATGAGGCATATTTTGTGGGTGGATCAGTCAGGGACCATCTCATTGGACGGCCCATCAATGATGTCGATATAGCCACTTCTGCTCTTCCTGAAGAGGTGAAAAGCATTTTCCGCGATACGGTGGATATCGGAATCGACCACGGAACCGTTTTAGTATTGACGGGCTCGGGAAGGTTTGAAGTGACGACCTTCAGGACGGAAACAGGCTATCAGGATTTCAGGAGACCCGATTCTGTCGATTTTGTAAGGTCCCTTGAGGAAGATCTTCAAAGGAGGGACTTCACCATCAACAGCATGGCCATGGATGCAAGGGGCAGGATAAAAGATCCGTTTGGAGGCAGGCGGGATCTTCGCGACAAGAAGATCCGCACGGTCGGTCTCCCTGATGAACGATTTTCAGAGGATGCTCTCCGGATGATGAGGGGGATACGCTTCGTTGCCCAGCTTGGTTTCCATATGGAAGATGAAACAAGAGAGGCGATTGTCCGCCACAGCTCCTTGATGAGCCATATTGCCGTCGAGAGAAAGACGATGGAATTCGAAAAGGTCCTTGCTTCAGTGAACAAGCATTTGGCCTTTGACCTCCTGATTCGCACCAGACTATACCGTGAGCTTCCGATGCTGAATAACTATGAGAATGTTATGGAAGCCATGAGGGAGAACCCTGCAGTGAGATCACTCTCAAAGGACCAGTCATGGCTATTCCTGCTCTTCCATGTGATGGATAGCGGATTCTTGAAATCCTGGCGACTGCCTAAAAAGGAAATCAAAGCGAGGGAAAAAGAGAGGGAATCCCTGAAGAAGCGCCTTGAAGGAGACTGGTCTCCACTGCTACTGTATAAGACAGGAAGGAACGGGGTAGTGAACGTAGAATCCGTTGCTTCCTGTATCTCAAGCTCTCCCCATTCTGAAATACTCGATCGCTACGACGAACTGCCCATCCATTCAGTAAAGGATATCGAGGCGACCGGGTCAGAGTTGATCAAATGGAAAGGGAAGCCGGGAGGACCATGGGTGAAAGAGGAAATAGCAAAAATCGAAGCGGCCATCTTAAACGGAGAACTTCCGAATGAAAAGGCGTCAATCAAAAAGTGGGTGAAAACATGCAATCGGTCATAA